A single genomic interval of Deinococcus sp. HSC-46F16 harbors:
- the lspA gene encoding signal peptidase II — protein MPTLLRRPRAFPVWVPLLIAALLILADQALKAWALANLTEGATPIPFVPGLLSWQLTFNTGAAWSLFSGSAVPLALVRLAVGVGILVYLVLRPQPRFLSVLLAMIAAGAIGNSVDGLTQGRVTDMFYSPLLSAVTQALNAGHFPIFNVADICVVLGTLLLVVVSFAEERRNKARAT, from the coding sequence GTGCCCACCCTGCTTCGCCGCCCGCGTGCCTTTCCCGTCTGGGTTCCGCTGCTGATCGCCGCGTTGCTGATCCTCGCCGATCAGGCACTCAAGGCGTGGGCGCTGGCGAACCTGACAGAGGGGGCGACGCCCATCCCCTTTGTTCCCGGCCTGCTGAGCTGGCAACTCACCTTTAATACGGGCGCCGCCTGGAGCCTCTTCTCGGGGTCGGCTGTGCCGCTGGCCCTCGTGCGGCTGGCCGTCGGGGTAGGGATTCTGGTGTACCTCGTCCTGCGGCCCCAGCCGCGCTTCCTGTCTGTGCTGCTGGCGATGATTGCCGCCGGAGCCATCGGCAACAGCGTTGACGGGCTGACCCAGGGCCGGGTGACGGACATGTTCTACTCGCCGCTGCTCAGCGCGGTCACCCAGGCGCTGAACGCTGGACACTTCCCCATCTTCAACGTCGCGGACATCTGCGTGGTGCTGGGGACGCTGCTGCTGGTGGTCGTGAGCTTTGCCGAGGAGCGGCGGAACAAGGCCAGGGCCACCTGA